One window of the Alligator mississippiensis isolate rAllMis1 chromosome 5, rAllMis1, whole genome shotgun sequence genome contains the following:
- the RNASEL gene encoding 2-5A-dependent ribonuclease produces MAANRSSQLNNAVKSLSIERVQQLLKEGADVNAKVDYGWTPLLTAVQADNEEMVQLLLDHGAEPCLRKANGATPLILAGIVGNVKLLELFLSKGSDINECDDNGFTAFMEAAWHDKEEALRYLYEKGADVNLRRVVNQEKRTLNKGGKTALMDAASRGHLSIVKALVEDMKADVNICDNWNKNALLYACSSESDDLKTRESVAHFLLEHGADVTRRNEKDKTTLILATEMKSQSLVKALLEKEEIDINYTDATGKTALTIAVENNNVEIAQLLCEKGARTDTGDLINIATRNYNNKMAALLRQYDAMAIPKELPDWTPTSKRWGEQLKKLYTMYRPMIRKLKIFTDPNYKIGNTSQGGIYLGLYDGKEVAVKRFLACTKSAEQEKKCLEKCHARNNLVMLLGTEVDKGCLYLCLSLCEKNLEEYVSAPENEISCKRILYTIFEAVEELHASGFGHQDLHPRNILIDADGKIHLADFDKTEELTEGESNLIRKDMEALGRLVLYLAAKGKVVFEETDIKDLVMCPDNMNYYEETVDLIKNLVSPVGRTLGNLKQHPFFWSTPIKYRFLRDVGNEEDIKVRNTKHENKQSKIVKILNHDPDPFHDWTKEIDKQVLDSMDRSKNKKKNKNKNENRNETNNTNDKKNKNRNENETETRSVNEYYENCTTDLLKFIRNMGEHFEEKDEKVKEIIKEPAEYFTKCFPKLIVHVYNILHGINHTKHFPKIQTPP; encoded by the exons ATGGCAGCAAACAGATCCTCTCAGCTAAACAATGCTGTCAAATCTCTTTCAATAGAGAGAGTGCAGCAGCTGTTGAAAGAAGGTGCAGATGTCAATGCTAAGGTAGATTATGGCTGGACACCTCTGCTTACTGCTGTACAGGCAGATAATGAAGAGATGGTTCAGCTTCTTTTGGACCATGGTGCTGAGCCATGTCTCCGGAAGGCCAATGGTGCTACACCCCTTATTTTAGCAGGGATAGTGGGAAATGTGAAACTTCTGGAGCTCTTCCTTTCCAAGGGGTCGGACATCAATGAATGTGATGACAATGGCTTCACAGCTTTCATGGAAGCTGCTTGGCATGACAAGGAGGAGGCTTTGAGATACTTGTATGAGAAAGGGGCTGATGTGAATTTAAGGAGGGTTGTTAACCAGGAAAAAAGGACACTGAATAAAGGGGGGAAAACAGCCTTAATGGATGCAGCTAGCAGAGGCCATTTATCAATTGTAAAAGCTCTTGTTGAGGATATGAAAGCTGATGTGAACATCTGTGATAACTGGAACAAAAATGCACTGCTGTATGCGTGCTCATCAGAATCAGATGATTTGAAGACTAGAGAGTCTGTTGCTCATTTTCTACTGGAACATGGTGCTGATGTGACCCGGAGGAATGAAAAAGACAAAACTACCCTCATTCTAGCAACTGAGATGAAGAGCCAAAGTTTGGTGAAGGCTTTATTGGAAAAGGAAGAAATTGACATCAATTATACGGATGCAACGGGTAAAACAGCACTGACAATAGCTGTAGAGAATAACAATGTTGAAATAGCGCAGTTGCTGTGTGAAAAGGGGGCAAGGACAGACACTGGGGACCTTATTAACATTGCCACTAGGAACTATAACAACAAAATGGCAGCTCTTCTTCGCCAATATGATGCCATGGCTATTCCAAAAGAACTTCCAGACTGGACACCCACCAGCAAACGCTGGGGAGAGCAGTTGAAGAAACTCTACACAATGTATCGCCCCATGATCAGAAAACTTAAGATCTTTACAGACCCAAATTACAAAATTGGGAATACCTCTCAAGGTGGGATCTACCTGGGACTCTATGATGGGAAAGAGGTGGCTGTGAAGAGATTCCTTGCTTGTACCAAAAGTGCTGAGCAAGAGAAAAAATGCCTTGAAAAGTGTCATGCCAGGAACAATCTAGTGATGCTCTTAGGCACTGAGGTTGATAAAGGCTGTCTGTACTTGTGCCTCTCTCTCTGTGAGAAAAACCTTGAAGAATACGTGAGTGCACCAGAGAATGAAATTAGCTGCAAACGCATTCTTTACACAATCTTTGAGGCAGTGGAAGAACTACACGCATCTGGATTTGGTCACCAGGATTTGCATCCACGGAACATTTTGATAG atgCTGATGGTAAAATCCACTTGGCAGATTTTGATAAGACCGAAGAATTAACTGAAGGTGAAAGCAATCTTATAAGAAAAGACATGGAG GCACTCGGAAGACTGGTCCTGTATCTTGCAGCAAAGGGTAAAGTTGTTTTTGAGGAAACCGATATAAAAGATTTGGTGATGTGTCCAGACAACATGAATTATTATGAGGAGACTGTGGATCTTATAAAAAATCTAGTCTCCCCAGTTGGACGAACACTGGGAAATTTGAAACAACATCCCTTTTTTTGGAGCACACCGAT TAAGTACAGGTTCTTGAGAGATGTTGGGAATGAGGAGGACATCAAAGTACGCAACACTAAGCATGAAAACAAACAGAGCAAGATAGTGAAAATTCTGAATCACGATCCAGATCCTTTCCATGACTGGACTAAAGAG ATTGATAAACAGGTTCTTGACAGCATGGACAGGagcaagaacaagaaaaaaaacaagaacaagaatGAAAACAGGAATGAGACAAATAACACAAATGACAAAAAGAATAAGAACAGGAATGAGAATGAGACCGAGACCAGGAGTGTGAATGAATACTATGAGAACTGCACCACAGACCTGCTGAAGTTCATCAGGAACATGGGGGAGCATTTTGAAGAGAAGGATGAAAA